AGTGCAGCTACCATTGATGCCTTTACCAATGTTACAGAAAGTACTGTAATTACCTTAAAAGGTTCTGGAGGAACAAATCCTTCTGTAGTAAATGCTGCTACAAATATCTTGTTAAAAGAAGGAGCAAGTTGGACAGCCAACTTAAACGCTACACTTACCTTAAAAGCATTTAAGAGTGGTGCAGCTAGTTATACCATGATTGAAGTTAGCCGAAGCTAGTTTTTTTTGTTTTTTAATTTGGAAAAAGCTGTTGCTATTATTTGTAACAGCTTTTTTTTAGAGGATAAAATGTCCTCAGATTTTTATTTAGTCGCCAAACCAACATAAAAAGAAGATGCTACAAAACACCTACTGAGGACAAAAGTCTTAGAGGTTTTCTGTAGCATTTTTATGTTATGGTTTGGCTCTTACAAATATATAACTAAATAAATTAATACGAATGAAACAATTTAAAACAGCTCCATTACCATTTATGGGGCAAAAAAGAGGATTTATAAAAGCTTTTTCAAGAGCATTAGACGAATATCCCAAGAACGCTATATATGTGGATTTATTCGGAGGAAGTGGTTTGTTATCTCATACTGTTAAGCGTAAATATCCCAATGCAAGTGTGGTTTATAATGATTTTGATAATTATAGAAGACGTTTAGAAAACGTACCTAAAACCAATTTATTAATAGCAAAACTAAGAACTTTAACCAAGCATTTAGAACGCAAAAAAAAGATTCCATCATACGATAGAATTAAAATTTTAAAAGTAATTGAAGCCTTTGAACAAAAACATGGATTTGTAGATTACATTACCATTAGTGGTTGTTTGTTGTTTAGTATGAATTATGTTGAAAGCTTTGAAAAACTAAAAGCCCAAACTCTTTACAATAGAGTTCGATTATCTAATTATAATGCAGATGAATATTTGGATGGGTTAGATATTGTTTGCGAAGATTACAAAAGACTTTTTCATAGATACAAAAACATGACTAATGTGGTTTTTTTAATAGATCCTCCTTACCTATCTACAGAAGTTGGAACGTATAAAAACTATTGGAAACTTACTGATTATTTAGATGTGTTAGATACACTAAGCAATACTAGTTACTTCTATTTTACATCTAACAAAAGTAATATTGTGGAACTATGCGAGTGGATAGAAAAAAAGAGTAAATCTGCTTCTCCTTTTAACGGAGCTGTTATTCAAGAAACCACCAACCATATGAACTATAATTCTAAATATACAGATATTAT
Above is a genomic segment from Wenyingzhuangia fucanilytica containing:
- a CDS encoding DNA methyltransferase, which codes for MKQFKTAPLPFMGQKRGFIKAFSRALDEYPKNAIYVDLFGGSGLLSHTVKRKYPNASVVYNDFDNYRRRLENVPKTNLLIAKLRTLTKHLERKKKIPSYDRIKILKVIEAFEQKHGFVDYITISGCLLFSMNYVESFEKLKAQTLYNRVRLSNYNADEYLDGLDIVCEDYKRLFHRYKNMTNVVFLIDPPYLSTEVGTYKNYWKLTDYLDVLDTLSNTSYFYFTSNKSNIVELCEWIEKKSKSASPFNGAVIQETTNHMNYNSKYTDIMIYKKMD